A section of the Saccopteryx leptura isolate mSacLep1 chromosome 4, mSacLep1_pri_phased_curated, whole genome shotgun sequence genome encodes:
- the DNASE1 gene encoding deoxyribonuclease-1 isoform X1, with product MPTTHLCGKATQAAPLFCVLQQQKEKVSIPGSWQNSHHLWWKSHFSSAQLDSEKKAQSLTRPTYECPFSRMDARLMGVLLTLAGVLHVALPLRIAAFNIQTFGETKMSNATLVNYIVQILSRYDIALVQEVRDSHLTAVGKLLDRLNQDDPNTYHYIVSEPLGRSTYKERYLFLFRPDQVSVLDSYQYDDGCEPCGNDTFSREPAIVKFSSPFTQVKEFAIVPLHAAPLDAVAEIDYLYDVYLDVRQKWDIEDIMLMGDFNAGCSYVTPSHWSSIRLRTTPIFQWLIPDTADTTVTATHCAYDRIVVAGTLLQHAVVPDSATPFDFQAAYGLSNQTAQAISDHYPVEVTLRRA from the exons ATGCCAACCACTCACCTGTGTGGGAAAGCCACACAGGCAGCACCACTGTTCTGTGTCCTTCAG caacaaaaggaaaaagtatcAATTCCTGGCTCTTGGCAGAATTCTCATCATCTTTGGTGGAAGTCACATTTCAG CTCTGCACAGCTGGACTCAGAGAAGAAGGCCCAGTCTCTCACCAGACCCACATACGAATGTCCCTTCTCCAGAATGGATGCCAGGCTGATGGGAGTGTTGCTCACCCTTGCTGGTGTGCTACACGTGGCCCTGCCTCTGAGAATAGCAGCCTTCAACATCCAGACTTTTGGGGAGACCAAGATGTCCAATGCCACCCTCGTCAACTACATTGTGCAG ATCCTCAGTCGCTATGACATCGCCCTGGTCCAGGAGGTCAGAGACAGCCACCTGACAGCCGTGGGGAAGCTGCTGGACAGACTGAATCA GGATGACCCTAACACCTATCACTATATAGTCAGCGAGCCCCTGGGGCGCAGCACCTATAAGGAGCGCTACCTCTTCCTGTTCAG ACCTGACCAGGTGTCCGTGCTGGACAGCTACCAGTATGACGATGGCTGTGAGCCCTGTGGGAACGACACCTTCAGCCGAGAGCCAGCCATCGTTAAGTTCTCCTCCCCATTTACCC AGGTCAAGGAGTTTGCCATTGTGCCCCTCCACGCGGCCCCCCTGGACGCAGTGGCTGAGATCGACTATCTCTACGATGTCTACCTGGATGTCCGGCAGAAGTGGGACATCGAG GACATCATGTTGATGGGCGATTTCAATGCTGGCTGCAGCTATGTGACCCCTTCGCACTGGTCATCCATCCGCCTGCGCACGACCCCCATCTTCCAGTGGCTGATTCCTGACACTGCTGACACCACGGTCACGGCCACGCACTGTGCTTACGACAG GATCGTGGTCGCTGGCACTCTGCTCCAACATGCTGTTGTTCCTGACTCAGCCACTCCCTTTGACTTCCAAGCAGCATATGGACTGAGCAACCAGACT GCCCAAGCCATCAGTGACCACTACCCAGTGGAGGTGACGCTGAGGAGAGCCTGA
- the DNASE1 gene encoding deoxyribonuclease-1 isoform X2, which produces MPTTHLCGKATQAAPLFCVLQQQKEKVSIPGSWQNSHHLWWKSHFRMDARLMGVLLTLAGVLHVALPLRIAAFNIQTFGETKMSNATLVNYIVQILSRYDIALVQEVRDSHLTAVGKLLDRLNQDDPNTYHYIVSEPLGRSTYKERYLFLFRPDQVSVLDSYQYDDGCEPCGNDTFSREPAIVKFSSPFTQVKEFAIVPLHAAPLDAVAEIDYLYDVYLDVRQKWDIEDIMLMGDFNAGCSYVTPSHWSSIRLRTTPIFQWLIPDTADTTVTATHCAYDRIVVAGTLLQHAVVPDSATPFDFQAAYGLSNQTAQAISDHYPVEVTLRRA; this is translated from the exons ATGCCAACCACTCACCTGTGTGGGAAAGCCACACAGGCAGCACCACTGTTCTGTGTCCTTCAG caacaaaaggaaaaagtatcAATTCCTGGCTCTTGGCAGAATTCTCATCATCTTTGGTGGAAGTCACATTTCAG AATGGATGCCAGGCTGATGGGAGTGTTGCTCACCCTTGCTGGTGTGCTACACGTGGCCCTGCCTCTGAGAATAGCAGCCTTCAACATCCAGACTTTTGGGGAGACCAAGATGTCCAATGCCACCCTCGTCAACTACATTGTGCAG ATCCTCAGTCGCTATGACATCGCCCTGGTCCAGGAGGTCAGAGACAGCCACCTGACAGCCGTGGGGAAGCTGCTGGACAGACTGAATCA GGATGACCCTAACACCTATCACTATATAGTCAGCGAGCCCCTGGGGCGCAGCACCTATAAGGAGCGCTACCTCTTCCTGTTCAG ACCTGACCAGGTGTCCGTGCTGGACAGCTACCAGTATGACGATGGCTGTGAGCCCTGTGGGAACGACACCTTCAGCCGAGAGCCAGCCATCGTTAAGTTCTCCTCCCCATTTACCC AGGTCAAGGAGTTTGCCATTGTGCCCCTCCACGCGGCCCCCCTGGACGCAGTGGCTGAGATCGACTATCTCTACGATGTCTACCTGGATGTCCGGCAGAAGTGGGACATCGAG GACATCATGTTGATGGGCGATTTCAATGCTGGCTGCAGCTATGTGACCCCTTCGCACTGGTCATCCATCCGCCTGCGCACGACCCCCATCTTCCAGTGGCTGATTCCTGACACTGCTGACACCACGGTCACGGCCACGCACTGTGCTTACGACAG GATCGTGGTCGCTGGCACTCTGCTCCAACATGCTGTTGTTCCTGACTCAGCCACTCCCTTTGACTTCCAAGCAGCATATGGACTGAGCAACCAGACT GCCCAAGCCATCAGTGACCACTACCCAGTGGAGGTGACGCTGAGGAGAGCCTGA
- the DNASE1 gene encoding deoxyribonuclease-1 isoform X3 — translation MDARLMGVLLTLAGVLHVALPLRIAAFNIQTFGETKMSNATLVNYIVQILSRYDIALVQEVRDSHLTAVGKLLDRLNQDDPNTYHYIVSEPLGRSTYKERYLFLFRPDQVSVLDSYQYDDGCEPCGNDTFSREPAIVKFSSPFTQVKEFAIVPLHAAPLDAVAEIDYLYDVYLDVRQKWDIEDIMLMGDFNAGCSYVTPSHWSSIRLRTTPIFQWLIPDTADTTVTATHCAYDRIVVAGTLLQHAVVPDSATPFDFQAAYGLSNQTAQAISDHYPVEVTLRRA, via the exons ATGGATGCCAGGCTGATGGGAGTGTTGCTCACCCTTGCTGGTGTGCTACACGTGGCCCTGCCTCTGAGAATAGCAGCCTTCAACATCCAGACTTTTGGGGAGACCAAGATGTCCAATGCCACCCTCGTCAACTACATTGTGCAG ATCCTCAGTCGCTATGACATCGCCCTGGTCCAGGAGGTCAGAGACAGCCACCTGACAGCCGTGGGGAAGCTGCTGGACAGACTGAATCA GGATGACCCTAACACCTATCACTATATAGTCAGCGAGCCCCTGGGGCGCAGCACCTATAAGGAGCGCTACCTCTTCCTGTTCAG ACCTGACCAGGTGTCCGTGCTGGACAGCTACCAGTATGACGATGGCTGTGAGCCCTGTGGGAACGACACCTTCAGCCGAGAGCCAGCCATCGTTAAGTTCTCCTCCCCATTTACCC AGGTCAAGGAGTTTGCCATTGTGCCCCTCCACGCGGCCCCCCTGGACGCAGTGGCTGAGATCGACTATCTCTACGATGTCTACCTGGATGTCCGGCAGAAGTGGGACATCGAG GACATCATGTTGATGGGCGATTTCAATGCTGGCTGCAGCTATGTGACCCCTTCGCACTGGTCATCCATCCGCCTGCGCACGACCCCCATCTTCCAGTGGCTGATTCCTGACACTGCTGACACCACGGTCACGGCCACGCACTGTGCTTACGACAG GATCGTGGTCGCTGGCACTCTGCTCCAACATGCTGTTGTTCCTGACTCAGCCACTCCCTTTGACTTCCAAGCAGCATATGGACTGAGCAACCAGACT GCCCAAGCCATCAGTGACCACTACCCAGTGGAGGTGACGCTGAGGAGAGCCTGA